From a single Osmerus mordax isolate fOsmMor3 chromosome 14, fOsmMor3.pri, whole genome shotgun sequence genomic region:
- the LOC136956214 gene encoding ankyrin repeat and LEM domain-containing protein 2, producing the protein MGMCTCCITYLSYQFFSAPGTDSIMDELLTRLRSLTSDQLRQQVIEAGLKCGPITTTTRAIFERKLARTLLETEEDDPGRPSSSNGELAGGGQGGNLDSSPDLISDGKEAHPSEEAQEVSVPDSPPVYYGVCPPREEASGKEDKVRVYVDRRKALRATITMKGARFKAFSTREEAETFAKGSSGPIPAQPTISTPDGPQTGVWGPVTSSGGAVSGGGSAGNLEHANEFRSPRTQDLTAKLRKAVEQGDQEAFSTLVWSNPRYLIGSGDNPTIVHEGCHYNSLHVAAKENQAGIAQLLLDTLESPDFMSLMYPDDQEHMLQQRIRYIVDLYLNTPDKASNETPLHYACKFGCPDVVNVLCSHPATDKHRINKYNQKPPSVICERKNKSPEIRKQIRVYLEDRCYIPLLRDTDNSFQPVIGLPWSPDPQGGDVHLLNCGEAGSPIDPVMTVKAYVGPLSPSKAEEFYKLWKSPSRERAVYFHGILKSDPDRGVERVGREIAHDMGHPWAEYWGFLDSFVDLSSEEGLVRLEDYLKRKDDHCLTAVHGNDPQTPAAVMDQSSPPTETSSVSPVCNLLPEFERASLDRSATADQREDVGAEEPALSAAGAEGLDLGDRSFWRTWARNQGRADEELSSACSEEYLTADEGSERSGSLGDVLTDRRSSASSSSSSYKSTGDTSVNTVLTADTPTTQTAFIQGQSPTKLDRDVLDALKDLEIDPEKYPCITKWKDNIQTYPSSQRLSWSSPTRSCRETQEFTPSRPRSTSPGPHSPTQNSYTQHILRKTLFRSPN; encoded by the exons ATGGGTATGTGCACGTGTTGCATAACGTACTTGTCGTACCAGTTTTTCTCTGCGCCAGGTACAGACAGCATCATGGATGAATTGCTGACTAGGCTCCGGTCGCTGACCTCAGACCAACTGCGGCAGCAGGTCATCGAGGCGGGGTTGAAGTGCggccccatcaccaccaccacccgggCGATCTTCGAGAGGAAGCTGGCCCGCACCCTCCTGGAGACAGAAGAGGATGACCCCGGacggccctcctcctccaatggAGAACTGGCaggtggagggcagggagggaaccTGGACAGCAGCCCTGATCTGATATCTGACGGGAAAGAAGCTCACCCTTCTGAAGAGGCACAGGAAGTGAGTGTGCCTGATTCTCCGCCTGTGTACTATGGAGTGTGTCCTCCTAGGGAGGAGGCCTCGGGGAAGGAGG ACAAAGTTAGGGTGTATGTGGACAGGAGGAAAGCTCTGAGGGCCACGATCACTATGAAAGGGGCCCGGTTCAAGGCCTTCTCAACTAGAGAAGAAGCAGAGACGTTTGCAAAGGGGAGCAGTGGACCAATCCCAGCCCAGCCTACCATCAGCACACCAGACGGGCCACAGACAGGGGTTTGGGGACCTGTAACATCCTCTG GTGGTGCTGTCTCTGGGGGAGGTTCTGCGGGGAACCTGGAACACGCTAATGAGTTCCGCAGCCCCAGGACCCAGGACCTGACTGCCAAGCTGAggaaggctgtggagcagggcgACCAGGAGGCCTTCAGTACCCTGGTCTGGTCCAACCCACGGTACCTCATCGGTTCTGGAGACAACCCCACTATCGTTCAT gaAGGATGTCATTACAATTCTCTTCACGTGGCGGCCAAAGAGAACCAGGCTGGAATAGCACAGCTACTACTGGACACACTGGAGAGCCCAGACTTCATGAGCCTCATGTACCCTGACGACCAGGAACACATGCTGCAGCAACGCATCCGCTACATCGTAGACCTGTACCTCAACACTCCAGACAAGGCG AGCAATGAAACCCCTCTTCACTACGCCTGTAAGTTTGGCTGCCCAGATGTGGTTAACGTTCTGTGTTCTCATCCTGCCACCGATAAACACCGCATAAACAAGTATAACCAGAAGCCCCCCAGT GTTATATGTGAAAGGAAAAACAAATCCCCTGAAATAAGGAAACAAATCAGGGTTTATTTGGAGG ACAGGTGCTATATCCCTCTgctgagagacacagacaacAGCTTCCAGCCTGTGATTGGCTTGCCATGGTCACCTGACCCACAGGGGGGCGATGTTCATTTGCTGAACTGTGGGGAAGCAGGAAGTCCCATAGACCCAGTCATGACTGTAAAGGCCTATGTGGGCCCCCTCAGTCCCTCAAAG GCAGAAGAGTTTTACAAACTGTGGAAATCCCCTTCGAGAGAGCGAGCAGTGTATTTCCATGGCATCCTCAAGTCAGACCCTGATAGAGGTGTGGAGCGTGTGGGGAG GGAGATCGCACATGACATGGGCCATCCATGGGCCGAATACTGGGGCTTCCTGGACAGCTTTGTCGACCTCTCTTCCGAGGAGGGactggtgaggctggaggactACCTGAAGAGGAAAGACGATCACTGCCTAACCGCTGTCCATGGCAACGACCCTCAAACGCCGGCGGCTGTAATGGACCAGAGCTCTCCACCGACAGAGACAAGCTCGGTGTCCCCTGTGTGCAACCTGCTGCCAGAGTTTGAGAGAGCCAGCCTCGATCGCAGCGCAACCGCAGACCAGAGAGAGGACGTTGGGGCTGAAGagcctgctctctctgcagCGGGGGCAGAGGGCTTGGACCTGGGCGACCGCAGCTTCTGGAGGACCTGGGCCAGGAACCAGGGGAGGGCGGACGAGGAGCTGTCCAGCGCCTGTTCCGAGGAGTACCTAACAGCAGACGAGGGCTCGGAACGCTCAGGTTCCCTTGGAGACGTGCTGACGGACAGGAGAAGCTccgcctcttcctcttcttcgtcTTACAAGTCCACTGGAGATACGTCTGTGAACACGGTCCTCACAGCAGACACCCCCACAACACAGACTGCTTTCATTCAGGG ACAATCTCCTACCAAGTTGGACAGGGATGTTCTAGACGCCTTGAAAGACCTAGAGATTGATCCTGAGAAATACCCCTGTATTACAAAGTGGAAGGATAATATTCAGACCTATCCCTCGTCACAGAGGCTGAG CTGGTCTAGCCCCACGAGAAGCTGCAGGGAGACCCAGGAGTTCACTCCAAGCAGACCCCGCTCCACAAGCCCTgggcctcacagccccacacaaAACTCTTACACCCAGCACATCCTCCGTAAGACCCTCTTcaggtcaccaaactga